A stretch of the Flavobacterium aquiphilum genome encodes the following:
- a CDS encoding 3-oxoacyl-ACP synthase III family protein, with protein MKIKITGIGSYIPEKNISNTDFSEHVFLNEDGSPFAYPNEVVINKFKGITGIEKRRYAEDHYTASDLAFFASQKAIENSGIDPETLDYIIFAHNFGDVKHGTVQSDIIPSLATRVKHQLKIKNPKCVAYDILFGCPGWIEGVLQANAFIKSGMAKKCLVIGGETLSRVVDAHDRDSMIYSDGAGASVIEASDDETGLLSYESATYAAEEANFLYFGKSYNPDLDPSTKYIKMYGRKIYEFALSHVPTAMKSCLDQSGIEIGEVKKILIHQANEKMDEAIIHRFYKLYGQTPPKDVMPMSIHELGNSSVATVPTLFDLLIRGQIENQEIHKGDVVIFASVGAGMNINAFVYRY; from the coding sequence ATGAAAATAAAAATAACTGGTATAGGAAGCTATATTCCTGAGAAAAACATTAGCAATACAGACTTTAGCGAACATGTTTTCCTAAACGAAGACGGTTCACCATTTGCTTACCCAAACGAAGTGGTGATTAATAAATTTAAAGGAATTACAGGTATCGAAAAAAGAAGGTATGCCGAAGATCATTACACTGCTTCGGACTTAGCCTTTTTTGCTTCCCAAAAAGCAATCGAAAATTCAGGAATAGATCCGGAAACTCTGGATTATATCATTTTTGCCCACAACTTTGGAGATGTTAAACACGGCACCGTTCAATCGGATATCATTCCGAGTTTGGCCACAAGGGTAAAACATCAATTAAAAATAAAAAATCCAAAATGCGTTGCCTACGACATCCTTTTTGGATGCCCTGGATGGATTGAAGGTGTTCTACAAGCCAATGCATTCATAAAATCAGGAATGGCAAAAAAATGCCTTGTGATAGGCGGTGAAACGCTCTCCCGCGTAGTAGATGCACACGACAGGGATTCCATGATTTACTCAGACGGAGCCGGAGCTTCGGTTATAGAAGCCTCAGATGACGAAACCGGATTGTTGTCCTACGAAAGTGCCACTTATGCCGCCGAAGAAGCCAACTTCCTTTATTTCGGAAAATCATACAATCCGGATTTGGATCCAAGCACCAAGTACATCAAAATGTACGGCAGAAAAATTTATGAATTTGCCCTAAGCCACGTTCCTACAGCCATGAAGAGCTGTTTGGATCAAAGCGGTATCGAAATTGGGGAAGTCAAAAAAATCCTGATCCATCAGGCCAACGAAAAAATGGATGAAGCTATTATTCATCGTTTTTACAAATTATACGGGCAAACACCTCCAAAAGATGTTATGCCGATGAGTATTCACGAACTAGGAAACAGTAGTGTTGCCACCGTTCCAACGCTTTTTGATCTTTTGATAAGAGGGCAAATTGAAAACCAGGAAATTCACAAAGGGGATGTTGTCATTTTTGCTTCGGTTGGAGCCGGAATGAACATTAACGCCTTTGTCTATAGATATTAA
- a CDS encoding 5-(carboxyamino)imidazole ribonucleotide synthase, with product MNYFSSDFKLGILGGGQLGKMLLFDTRKFDIQTYVLDPSDEAPCKIACNHFFQGDLMDFETVYNFGKKVDVLTFEIELVNLEALEKLESEGKKVYPSPKTLRLIQNKGIQKEFYSKNNIPTAPFERFENLEALKSHIASSAVEMPFVWKCTEFGYDGNGVKIIRQAADLDNLPNVECIAETMVPFKNELAVIVCRNPSGEIKTYPVVEMEFHPEANQVEYVICPARIDEKVAEKARAIALNVSKQFNHVGLLAVEMFQTEDDEILVNEVAPRPHNSGHYSIEASYTSQFENHLRAILDLPLGNTDSKVAGIMVNLVGAEGFSGNVVYKNIETILGWNGVTPHIYGKKQTRPFRKMGHVTIANENMAEARRIAEDVKNTIKVISN from the coding sequence ATGAATTATTTTTCTTCCGATTTTAAATTAGGAATACTCGGTGGCGGACAATTAGGCAAAATGCTTTTGTTTGATACCCGAAAATTCGATATCCAAACCTATGTTCTTGACCCGAGCGATGAAGCACCTTGCAAAATAGCTTGTAATCATTTTTTTCAAGGAGACTTGATGGATTTCGAAACGGTTTACAATTTTGGAAAAAAAGTCGATGTTTTGACTTTTGAAATTGAGCTGGTAAATCTTGAAGCTTTGGAAAAACTGGAAAGTGAAGGCAAAAAAGTATATCCTTCGCCAAAAACTTTGAGACTAATTCAAAACAAAGGAATTCAAAAAGAATTTTATTCAAAAAACAATATTCCAACCGCTCCGTTTGAAAGATTTGAAAATTTGGAAGCTCTAAAATCTCACATCGCATCGAGCGCAGTCGAGATGCCTTTCGTTTGGAAATGTACCGAATTTGGATACGACGGAAACGGAGTGAAAATTATCAGACAAGCTGCTGATTTGGACAATTTACCGAATGTAGAATGTATTGCAGAAACAATGGTGCCGTTCAAAAACGAATTGGCCGTAATTGTTTGCCGCAATCCTTCAGGCGAAATAAAAACATACCCTGTAGTCGAAATGGAATTCCATCCCGAAGCCAATCAGGTAGAATATGTAATTTGTCCTGCCCGAATCGACGAAAAAGTTGCCGAAAAAGCTAGAGCCATTGCGTTGAATGTTTCAAAGCAATTCAATCATGTAGGACTTTTGGCAGTTGAAATGTTCCAAACTGAAGATGATGAAATTTTAGTAAACGAAGTGGCTCCGCGACCTCACAACTCTGGTCATTACAGCATCGAGGCCAGTTATACTTCACAATTCGAAAACCATTTGCGCGCCATTCTGGATTTACCTCTTGGAAACACAGACAGCAAAGTTGCAGGAATTATGGTAAATCTGGTAGGAGCCGAAGGATTTTCAGGTAATGTCGTTTACAAAAACATTGAAACTATTTTAGGCTGGAATGGAGTTACACCTCATATTTACGGTAAAAAACAAACCCGTCCTTTCCGAAAAATGGGACACGTAACCATTGCCAATGAAAACATGGCCGAAGCCAGACGCATTGCCGAGGACGTGAAGAATACGATAAAAGTAATTAGTAATTAG
- a CDS encoding M3 family metallopeptidase, protein MNILLQKFNTKLDTAPFSKIKNEDYLPAFREAISLAKAEIDEIANNTENPTFKNTIEALSFSGDTLDRISNIFFNLNSAETSDEMQKIAQEVSPLLSEFGNDIRLNAALFAKVKSVYEQMDSLNLNPEQKTLLDKQYKSFSRNGANLPEDKKNQLREIDKELSTLSLKFGENVLAETNAFEMHLTDEKDLAGLPEGTIEAARSLAKAQEKEGWIFTLDHPSYLPFVTYADNRELRKKITIAFGAKGFQNNEFDNQEIVLRIAKLRFERANLLGYKTHAHFVLEERMAESPEKVLSFSNDLLAKAKPAAQKEFAQLSAFAKDIDGIEQLEKWDGAYYSEKLKQQLFNLDDEKLKPYFQLEKVLNGAFTIAGKLYRLTFTEVFDIDKYHEEVTTYEVKDQNNNLVAVFYADFFPRKGKRNGAWMTSFKSQYIKDGVNERPHISNVCNFTKPTETKPSLLTFNEVTTLFHEFGHGLHGMLANTVYPNLSGTSVYWDFVELPSQIMENWCYEPEALALFAHHYETGEVIPQEYVEKIKESASFLEGMATMRQLSFGLLDMGWHGQDPTNITDVKAFETEQFASTQLYPDVAENAMSTAFSHIFQGGYSSGYYSYKWAEVLDADAFEYFQEKGIFNKEVADKFKENILSKGGTEHPMTLYKRFRGQEPKPDALLKRAGLL, encoded by the coding sequence ATGAATATACTTCTTCAAAAATTTAACACGAAGCTAGATACAGCGCCATTTTCCAAAATAAAAAACGAAGATTATCTTCCCGCTTTTCGAGAAGCAATTAGCTTGGCCAAAGCCGAAATTGATGAAATCGCAAACAATACAGAAAATCCTACTTTTAAGAACACAATTGAGGCTTTATCATTTAGCGGAGACACGTTAGACCGTATCTCAAATATCTTTTTTAATTTAAATTCAGCTGAAACGAGTGACGAAATGCAAAAAATAGCACAAGAAGTTTCTCCATTGTTGTCAGAATTTGGGAATGATATTCGTTTGAACGCAGCTTTATTTGCGAAAGTAAAAAGTGTCTATGAACAAATGGATTCTTTGAATTTAAATCCTGAGCAAAAAACACTTTTGGACAAACAATACAAAAGCTTTAGCAGAAATGGAGCTAATCTTCCTGAAGACAAGAAAAATCAGTTGCGTGAAATCGACAAAGAATTATCGACACTAAGCTTGAAATTTGGAGAAAACGTCTTGGCAGAAACGAATGCTTTCGAAATGCACCTTACCGATGAAAAAGATTTGGCTGGCCTACCCGAAGGAACTATCGAGGCTGCACGTTCATTGGCGAAAGCCCAAGAAAAAGAAGGCTGGATTTTCACATTAGATCATCCAAGTTACCTCCCATTTGTAACTTATGCCGACAATCGTGAATTGCGTAAAAAAATAACAATTGCTTTTGGTGCCAAAGGTTTTCAAAACAACGAATTTGACAACCAAGAGATTGTCCTGAGAATCGCCAAATTGCGTTTTGAAAGAGCCAATCTTTTGGGTTACAAAACACACGCTCATTTTGTACTTGAAGAACGCATGGCCGAAAGCCCTGAAAAAGTATTGTCTTTTTCTAATGATTTATTGGCAAAAGCCAAACCAGCCGCACAAAAAGAATTTGCACAACTATCCGCTTTCGCAAAAGATATTGACGGCATCGAACAATTAGAAAAATGGGACGGAGCCTATTATTCGGAAAAATTGAAACAGCAATTATTCAATTTGGATGACGAGAAACTGAAACCGTATTTTCAATTGGAGAAAGTATTGAACGGTGCTTTCACCATTGCTGGAAAACTATATAGATTGACATTTACCGAAGTTTTCGACATCGATAAGTATCACGAAGAAGTTACCACTTACGAAGTAAAAGACCAAAACAACAATTTGGTTGCCGTTTTCTACGCCGATTTTTTTCCAAGAAAAGGAAAACGAAACGGTGCCTGGATGACTTCGTTCAAATCGCAATATATCAAAGACGGCGTAAACGAAAGACCTCATATTTCCAACGTTTGCAACTTCACCAAACCGACAGAAACCAAACCGTCGCTTTTGACTTTTAATGAAGTAACCACTTTATTTCACGAATTTGGCCATGGATTACACGGAATGTTAGCCAATACCGTTTACCCAAATCTTTCAGGAACCTCGGTTTATTGGGATTTCGTTGAATTACCGAGCCAAATTATGGAGAACTGGTGCTACGAGCCCGAAGCTTTGGCTTTGTTTGCGCACCATTATGAAACCGGAGAAGTTATTCCGCAGGAATATGTCGAAAAAATTAAGGAAAGCGCCAGTTTCCTTGAAGGAATGGCAACAATGCGCCAATTGAGTTTTGGTTTACTTGATATGGGTTGGCACGGACAAGACCCAACAAATATTACTGATGTAAAAGCTTTTGAAACAGAACAGTTTGCTTCGACCCAATTATATCCGGATGTAGCCGAAAACGCAATGAGTACTGCCTTTTCACATATTTTCCAAGGAGGTTATTCCTCGGGCTATTACAGTTATAAATGGGCTGAAGTTCTCGATGCTGATGCATTCGAATATTTTCAAGAGAAAGGAATTTTTAACAAAGAAGTGGCCGACAAATTCAAAGAAAACATCCTTTCAAAAGGTGGAACTGAACATCCAATGACATTGTACAAACGCTTCAGAGGACAAGAACCTAAACCGGATGCTTTGTTGAAAAGAGCGGGGCTTTTATAG
- the gcvP gene encoding aminomethyl-transferring glycine dehydrogenase, translating to MKTDAFALRHIGPRETDLEHMFKTIGVNDMTQLLYETFPDGIRLKEDLQLDPAMTEYEYANHILELGKKNKVFKSYIGLGYHPTIVPAPIQRNIFENPGWYTAYTPYQAEIAQGRLEAILNFQTVVTELSGMEIANASLLDEGTAAAEAMALLFDVRSRDQKKNNINKFFVSEEILPQTLSVLQTRSTPVGIELVVGNHETFDFSAEFFGAILQYPGKYGQVNDYSAFIAKAKENEIKVAVAADILSLATLTSPGEMGADVVVGTTQRFGIPMGYGGPHAAYFATKEEYKRSMPGRIIGVSVDANGNRALRMALGTREQHIKREKATSNICTAQVLLAVMAGMYAVYHGPKGLKYIANKVHASAVTAADALNKLGVYQTNSAFFDTILVKADAQKVKAIAERNEVNFYYVDAETISISFNETTSVSDVNQIIAIFAEAVGKDAITVSELSTASQLPASLERTSSFLTYDVFNNHHSESQLMRYIKKLERKDLSLNHSMISLGSCTMKLNAASEMLPLSMPNWNSIHPFAPVEQVEGYTTMLKKLEDQLSVITGFAGTTLQPNSGAQGEYAGLMTIRAYHISRGEGDRNVCLIPSSAHGTNPASAAMAGMKIVVTKTTPEGNIDVEDLRAKAIEHKDDLSCLMVTYPSTHGVYESSIIEITQLIHDNGGLVYMDGANMNAQVGLTNPATIGADVCHLNLHKTFAIPHGGGGPGVGPICVNEKLLPFLPSNPVLNVGGEQAITAISSAPYGSALVCLISYGYITMLGAEGLRSATEYAILNANYMKARFEGHYPILYTGECGRAAHEMILDCRAFKQNGIEVGDIAKRLMDYGFHAPTVSFPVAGTLMIEPTESEDLAELDRFCDALIAIRQEIEEATAEDKNNPLKNAPHTLTMLTSDAWDLPYTREKAAYPLDYIADNKFWPSVRRIDDAYGDRNLVCSCAPIEAYIES from the coding sequence ATGAAAACAGATGCTTTTGCTTTAAGACACATTGGGCCAAGAGAAACTGACCTTGAACACATGTTCAAAACAATTGGCGTTAATGATATGACGCAATTACTTTACGAAACATTTCCTGATGGAATTCGTTTAAAAGAAGATTTACAATTAGATCCTGCAATGACTGAATATGAGTACGCAAATCATATTCTCGAATTAGGTAAAAAGAATAAAGTTTTCAAATCATACATCGGTTTAGGATACCACCCAACGATCGTTCCTGCACCAATTCAAAGAAACATTTTTGAAAACCCAGGATGGTACACCGCCTACACTCCTTATCAGGCCGAAATTGCTCAAGGACGTTTAGAGGCTATCCTTAACTTCCAAACTGTAGTTACTGAACTTTCAGGTATGGAAATCGCCAATGCTTCTCTTCTTGACGAAGGTACTGCAGCAGCAGAAGCTATGGCTTTATTGTTTGACGTTCGTTCTCGTGACCAAAAGAAAAACAACATAAACAAATTCTTCGTTTCCGAAGAAATCCTTCCACAAACATTATCTGTTCTACAAACTCGTTCCACTCCGGTGGGAATCGAATTAGTAGTTGGAAACCACGAAACTTTTGATTTCTCTGCAGAATTCTTCGGAGCAATCCTTCAATATCCAGGTAAATACGGTCAGGTAAATGACTACTCCGCATTTATCGCTAAAGCAAAAGAAAACGAAATTAAAGTTGCTGTTGCTGCTGATATTTTGTCTTTGGCTACTTTAACTTCTCCCGGAGAAATGGGAGCTGACGTAGTTGTAGGTACCACTCAACGTTTTGGTATCCCAATGGGCTACGGCGGACCTCATGCTGCTTATTTCGCAACTAAAGAAGAATACAAACGCTCTATGCCCGGACGTATCATCGGTGTTTCTGTCGATGCTAACGGAAACCGTGCTTTGCGTATGGCTTTAGGAACCCGTGAGCAACACATCAAACGTGAAAAAGCGACTTCAAACATCTGTACTGCTCAGGTATTATTGGCAGTTATGGCTGGTATGTACGCTGTCTATCATGGTCCAAAAGGTTTGAAATACATTGCAAACAAAGTTCACGCGTCGGCGGTAACCGCCGCAGACGCTTTGAACAAATTGGGTGTTTACCAAACTAATAGCGCATTCTTCGATACTATTTTGGTTAAAGCTGATGCCCAAAAAGTAAAAGCTATCGCCGAAAGAAACGAAGTGAACTTCTACTATGTTGACGCTGAAACAATCTCAATCTCTTTCAACGAGACTACTTCAGTTTCTGACGTTAACCAAATCATCGCAATATTTGCTGAGGCTGTAGGCAAAGATGCCATCACAGTTTCTGAATTGTCAACTGCATCTCAATTGCCTGCTTCATTAGAAAGAACTTCTTCTTTCTTGACCTATGATGTTTTCAACAACCATCATTCTGAAAGCCAATTGATGCGTTATATCAAAAAATTAGAGCGTAAAGATTTATCATTGAACCACTCTATGATTTCTTTGGGTTCTTGTACAATGAAATTGAACGCTGCATCAGAAATGTTGCCTCTATCCATGCCAAATTGGAACAGCATTCACCCATTTGCTCCAGTTGAACAAGTAGAAGGTTACACCACTATGCTTAAAAAACTGGAAGACCAATTAAGCGTTATCACAGGATTTGCAGGTACGACTTTACAACCAAACTCTGGTGCTCAAGGTGAGTATGCCGGTTTGATGACTATCCGAGCCTACCACATCTCTCGTGGCGAAGGTGACCGTAACGTATGTTTAATTCCTTCTTCTGCACACGGAACAAATCCAGCTTCTGCAGCTATGGCGGGAATGAAAATCGTCGTTACCAAAACTACTCCTGAAGGAAACATCGACGTTGAGGATTTAAGAGCAAAAGCTATCGAGCACAAAGACGATTTATCTTGCTTAATGGTAACTTACCCATCTACTCACGGTGTTTATGAGTCTTCTATTATCGAAATCACTCAATTAATCCACGATAATGGAGGATTAGTATATATGGACGGTGCCAACATGAATGCACAAGTAGGTTTAACAAACCCTGCTACTATCGGTGCTGACGTTTGTCACTTGAACTTGCACAAGACTTTTGCCATCCCTCACGGTGGCGGCGGACCTGGTGTTGGACCAATCTGCGTGAACGAAAAACTACTTCCTTTCTTACCATCTAACCCTGTATTGAACGTTGGTGGTGAGCAAGCAATCACTGCTATTTCTTCTGCTCCTTACGGATCTGCTTTAGTATGTTTGATTTCATACGGATACATCACTATGTTAGGTGCCGAAGGTCTGAGAAGCGCTACTGAGTACGCTATCCTTAACGCTAACTATATGAAAGCGCGTTTCGAAGGACACTACCCAATTCTTTACACTGGAGAGTGCGGAAGAGCGGCCCACGAAATGATTTTGGATTGCCGTGCATTCAAACAAAACGGAATCGAAGTTGGCGATATCGCAAAACGTTTGATGGATTACGGTTTCCACGCTCCAACAGTTTCTTTCCCTGTTGCCGGAACACTAATGATCGAACCGACTGAATCTGAAGATTTAGCTGAGTTAGACCGTTTCTGCGACGCTTTGATTGCTATCAGACAGGAAATTGAAGAAGCAACGGCCGAGGACAAAAATAATCCATTGAAAAACGCGCCTCACACATTGACAATGTTGACTTCTGATGCTTGGGATTTACCATACACCAGAGAGAAAGCAGCTTATCCATTGGACTACATCGCTGACAACAAATTCTGGCCTTCCGTACGTCGTATTGACGATGCCTACGGAGATAGAAATCTAGTTTGTAGTTGCGCTCCGATTGAAGCCTATATCGAAAGCTAG
- a CDS encoding porin family protein: protein MRKIFFGILFLLISFVNYSQNSKIKFGIQGGLNYSNFRGYDIPDDISYDYSENPAFAFLGGLNFEYQIKEKLSLKLEFNYERKSQKSKTMLETINVNPDPISGGFDELRSKINNDYLVLPIMLKYNFSNKNSFFVNGGPFIGYLLKSNLEESLYFNGSVKESRTTETTNSYNKTDFGLSIGFGKTIEINERNSIFIELRENLGLAKSSKYKVWEDGEAKTNSLNLIIGYSRN from the coding sequence ATGAGAAAAATATTTTTTGGTATTTTATTTCTATTAATTTCATTTGTAAACTATTCACAAAATTCAAAAATTAAATTTGGAATTCAAGGCGGATTAAATTATTCTAATTTTAGAGGTTATGATATCCCTGATGACATTAGTTATGATTATTCTGAAAATCCTGCATTTGCTTTTTTGGGAGGACTAAATTTTGAATATCAAATTAAAGAAAAATTGAGTTTAAAATTAGAATTTAATTACGAACGAAAAAGTCAAAAGTCAAAAACGATGCTTGAAACAATAAATGTAAATCCCGATCCAATCTCTGGAGGATTCGATGAATTGAGATCTAAAATAAATAATGACTATTTGGTATTACCAATAATGCTAAAATATAATTTCAGTAACAAAAATAGTTTTTTTGTAAATGGCGGTCCATTTATTGGATATTTATTAAAATCAAATTTGGAGGAAAGCTTGTATTTTAATGGATCAGTCAAAGAATCACGAACGACTGAAACAACAAATAGTTATAATAAAACTGATTTTGGATTATCGATAGGATTTGGAAAAACAATCGAAATAAATGAAAGAAACTCAATTTTTATAGAGCTAAGAGAAAATCTAGGTTTGGCTAAATCAAGTAAATATAAAGTTTGGGAAGATGGAGAGGCTAAAACTAATTCATTGAATTTAATAATTGGATATTCGCGGAATTAA
- the hpt gene encoding hypoxanthine phosphoribosyltransferase, translating to MIQLHDKQFVPFISAKEINFALEKMVAQIEDDFFDETPVFIGVLNGSFMVVSDFLKLYKKPCEVSFIKLASYEGTSSTESVKQLIGLNQDLTGRTVVVLEDIIDTGNTLEELKKLFKSQNVKHFKIATLFFKPDAFKKDLKIDYIGIRIPNKFIVGYGLDYDGLGRNLPEVYQLKE from the coding sequence GTGATACAACTACACGATAAACAATTTGTTCCGTTTATTTCGGCCAAAGAGATAAACTTTGCCTTGGAGAAAATGGTTGCTCAAATAGAGGATGATTTTTTTGACGAAACACCGGTTTTTATTGGAGTACTGAATGGCTCTTTTATGGTGGTTTCCGATTTTTTAAAATTATACAAAAAACCTTGCGAAGTTTCGTTTATCAAATTAGCTTCATACGAAGGGACTTCCTCTACGGAGTCGGTTAAACAATTAATCGGTTTAAACCAGGATTTAACAGGGCGTACCGTAGTTGTTTTGGAAGATATTATCGATACCGGAAATACTTTGGAAGAATTGAAAAAATTGTTCAAAAGTCAAAATGTCAAACATTTTAAGATTGCAACTTTGTTTTTCAAACCAGATGCTTTCAAAAAAGACTTGAAAATTGACTATATTGGTATTCGTATTCCTAATAAATTCATCGTTGGATATGGTTTGGATTACGATGGGTTAGGACGAAATTTGCCCGAAGTATATCAGTTAAAAGAGTAG
- the purE gene encoding 5-(carboxyamino)imidazole ribonucleotide mutase yields the protein MSKVAIIMGSISDMPVMQDAIDILKQFNVEVEVDIVSAHRTPEKLFDFSKNAHNRGISVIIAGAGGAAHLPGMVASMSPLPVIGVPVKSSNSIDGWDSVLSILQMPGGVPVATVALNGAKNAGILAAQIIGSADRTILNKIIDYKEGLKEAVYKSSENLNK from the coding sequence ATGAGCAAAGTAGCCATAATTATGGGAAGCATTTCGGATATGCCGGTAATGCAAGATGCCATAGACATATTAAAACAATTTAATGTAGAAGTAGAAGTCGATATTGTATCGGCTCACAGGACACCGGAAAAATTATTTGATTTCAGCAAAAATGCCCATAATCGTGGTATTTCTGTAATTATTGCCGGAGCTGGCGGTGCCGCACATTTACCAGGAATGGTAGCTTCGATGTCTCCATTACCTGTAATTGGAGTTCCTGTAAAATCAAGTAACTCAATTGATGGTTGGGATTCTGTTTTATCTATTTTACAAATGCCAGGAGGAGTTCCTGTGGCAACAGTAGCCTTAAACGGAGCCAAAAATGCAGGAATTCTTGCCGCACAGATCATAGGAAGTGCCGACAGAACTATTTTGAACAAAATAATTGACTATAAAGAAGGACTGAAAGAAGCCGTTTATAAATCCTCTGAAAATTTGAATAAATAA
- a CDS encoding GbsR/MarR family transcriptional regulator, whose amino-acid sequence MEFKEAKNKFVQTWGALGSQWGINKTMAQIHALLMVSNEAVSMEDIMDELQISRGNASMNLRALMDWGIVYKEYKAGERKEFFTAEKDLDELASKISRERSRREIKPALKILKEVSTIEAKDSAEEKHFVDQTTKLYDFVLKADNVLDKMTEFNENWLAKLVLKIMK is encoded by the coding sequence ATGGAATTCAAAGAAGCAAAAAATAAGTTTGTACAAACCTGGGGAGCATTAGGTTCTCAATGGGGAATTAATAAAACCATGGCACAAATCCATGCTTTATTAATGGTCTCAAACGAAGCTGTTTCTATGGAAGACATTATGGACGAATTACAAATTTCACGCGGAAACGCAAGTATGAACCTGAGAGCTTTAATGGATTGGGGAATTGTTTACAAAGAATACAAAGCTGGCGAAAGAAAAGAATTCTTTACAGCCGAAAAGGATTTAGATGAACTAGCTTCCAAAATTTCGAGAGAAAGAAGCAGGAGAGAAATCAAACCGGCTCTTAAAATCCTAAAAGAAGTTTCGACTATTGAAGCAAAAGATTCAGCCGAAGAAAAACACTTTGTTGACCAAACTACTAAATTGTATGATTTTGTTTTAAAAGCGGATAATGTCTTGGACAAAATGACTGAATTCAATGAAAATTGGCTAGCTAAATTGGTTTTAAAAATTATGAAGTAA
- a CDS encoding DUF1842 domain-containing protein → MADLLAGAYLAKGTIGNVGTPGAPIATFSLVVVPSQHTVTGTVVITQAVSGPDSHIVVQVKGRIYSTGLGQYTQVVSLQGQYVHSVPPPAIGSFLADFNAHLAIDNAWNGKGGFSYWTHTVENVPVKSVNVLKEQAV, encoded by the coding sequence ATGGCAGATTTATTAGCAGGTGCTTATTTAGCAAAGGGTACAATTGGAAATGTTGGAACACCAGGTGCTCCAATCGCAACTTTTAGTTTAGTGGTGGTACCATCACAACATACCGTAACTGGTACAGTGGTAATTACTCAGGCAGTAAGTGGTCCTGATAGTCACATTGTTGTTCAGGTAAAGGGAAGGATATATTCTACAGGATTAGGACAATACACACAAGTAGTTAGTCTTCAAGGGCAGTATGTGCATTCTGTTCCACCTCCAGCAATTGGTTCTTTCTTAGCTGATTTTAATGCTCATTTGGCTATTGATAATGCATGGAACGGAAAAGGAGGTTTTTCATATTGGACACACACTGTTGAAAATGTACCTGTTAAATCCGTAAATGTGTTAAAAGAACAAGCGGTTTAA
- a CDS encoding methyltransferase domain-containing protein yields the protein MYEKTFPNKRFKHTLEFLKKHIPTSQTILDLGIDNPFSKIMKEEGYTVKNTAGEDLDKNQSVFSEGKQDVVTAFEIFEHLLNPYTILSEIKSDKLLISIPLRLWFSSAYRSKTDMWDRHYHEFEDWQLDWLLEKTGWKIIDRVKFTHPVKKLGIRPFLRLITPRYYIVYAERK from the coding sequence ATGTACGAAAAAACGTTTCCCAATAAAAGATTCAAACATACTTTAGAATTTTTAAAAAAACACATTCCTACTTCCCAAACCATATTGGACTTGGGCATTGATAATCCTTTTTCCAAAATCATGAAAGAAGAAGGTTATACCGTAAAAAACACAGCCGGTGAAGATTTGGATAAAAACCAAAGCGTTTTTTCGGAAGGAAAACAAGACGTGGTGACGGCTTTTGAGATTTTTGAACATTTGCTTAATCCTTATACAATTTTAAGCGAAATCAAATCCGATAAATTATTAATATCAATTCCTTTGCGTCTGTGGTTTTCATCTGCTTATCGCAGTAAAACAGATATGTGGGACAGACATTACCATGAATTTGAAGACTGGCAATTGGACTGGTTATTAGAAAAAACAGGCTGGAAAATCATAGACAGGGTAAAATTTACACATCCTGTCAAAAAACTTGGGATTCGTCCTTTCTTGCGTCTTATTACACCAAGATATTACATTGTTTACGCAGAAAGAAAATAG